From a region of the Odontesthes bonariensis isolate fOdoBon6 chromosome 4, fOdoBon6.hap1, whole genome shotgun sequence genome:
- the LOC142378955 gene encoding protein CutA homolog has translation MRIGLSSAETLQGGSLKALILTVLLSVFMFQLLRTVGLRAFSMASETYTSGTHAAAFVTCPNDTVAKDLARGIVERKLAACVNIIPAIKSIYEWQGKIEEDNEVLLMIKTRSSKVPALAEYVRSNHPYEVAEVISLPIDQGNQPYLKWIGDVVPE, from the exons ATGCGCATTGGTCTGTCCAGCGCAGAGACACTGCAAGGTGGATCCTTAAAAGCTTTGATTTTG ACGGTACTCCTCAGCGTGTTTATGTTCCAGTTGCTGAGGACTGTTGGACTGAGAGCGTTCTCCATGGCATCTGAGACTTACACATCGGGCACACACGCTGCAGCTTTTGTCACCTGTCCCAATGACACTGTTGCTAAAGACTTGGCAAG GGGTATTGTGGAAAGGAAACTAGCAGCTTGTGTCAACATCATTCCAGCAATTAAGTCGAT ATATGAGTGGCAGGGTAAGATTGAGGAGGATAACGAGGTGCTTCTG ATGATCAAAACTAGAAGTTCCAAGGTGCCTGCTCTTGCCGAATATGTCCg ctCCAACCATCCTTACGAGGTGGCTGAGGTCATCAGCCTGCCTATTGACCAGGGCAACCAGCCTTACCTCAAGTGGATAGGAGATGTGGTGCCTGAGTAG
- the LOC142378954 gene encoding somatostatin receptor type 3 — translation MELVQATQFFLLTQEASTATWSDTSILPYSNPMLFSTPSEPLLSDSPTEASFLFNSSCYNCTRSTPGSLPGLAGIFIPLIYGIVCIVGLVGNTLVIHVIVNYTKNESVTNIYILNLAIADELFMLGLPFLAVQNALLSWPFGSLMCRVVMTVDAFNQFTSIFCLTVMSVDRYLAVVHPIRSSWWRRPRVAKAVSATVWAGSFLVVLPVVVFADVLKDDGNCSIVWPEPAEVWKTSFIVYTCTVGFFCPLLVISLCYLLIIIKVRNVRKRTQTTSSRRRKSERKITRMVVVVVAVFVFCWLPFYALNILNLLVVLPGDFRGVYYFVVVLSYANSCANPILYGFLSDNFKRGFRKALCRTSRRVKNNDRAGTEVHRPTEEWGGIVLQPQKSEGITNMHVKDCGENDIEQEITGAEGAIQMGELNAECGAQKENYSEVKQGFRTQVLQKGDPEVGSGFDTAEVVSSKADESRNRNSKPEEFLDKNSVLDISYL, via the exons ATGGAGCTGGTCCAGGCCACCCAGTTTTTCTTACTGACACAGGAAGCCTCTACAGCTACCTGGAGTGACACCTCCATCCTGCCTTATTCCAATCCCATGCTCTTCTCTACTCCCTCCGAGCCACTCCTCAGCGACAGCCCGACCGAGGCTTCTTTCCTGTTTAACAGCAGCTGTTATAACTGCACTAGAAGTACCCCTGGATCCCTCCCTGGTTTAGCAGGAATCTTCATCCCTCTTATTTATGGGATAGTCTGCATCGTTGGTTTGGTTGGAAACACTCTTGTTATCCATGTCATTGTCAATTACACGAAGAATGAGTCAGTCACAAACATCTACATCCTCAATCTAGCCATTGCAGATGAGCTTTTTATGCTGGGTCTGCCCTTCTTGGCAGTGCAGAACGCTCTCCTCTCGTGGCCCTTTGGTTCACTAATGTGTCGTGTGGTCATGACAGTGGATGCCTTTAACCAGTTTACCAGCATCTTTTGTCTGACTGTGATGTCTGTGGATCGCTATCTAGCTGTGGTCCACCCCATCCGGTCTTCGTGGTGGCGCAGACCTCGTGTGGCAAAGGCTGTCAGTGCCACAGTTTGGGCAGGGTCCTTTCTGGTGGTGCTGCCGGTGGTGGTGTTTGCAGATGTGCTGAAGGATGACGGGAACTGCAGCATAGTGTGGCCTGAACCAGCGGAAGTGTGGAAGACTTCTTTTATTGTGTACACATGCACTGTTGGCTTCTTCTGCCCCCTGCTTGTCATCTCTTTGTGCTACCTGCTGATCATCATCAAG GTGAGGAATGTCAGAAAACGGACGCAGACCACATCCTCCAGACGCAGAAAGTCTGAGCGAAAAATAACCAGGATGGTGGTTGTTGTTGTAGCAGTGTTTGTCTTCTGCTGGCTACCATTTTATGCTCTCAACATCCTGAACCTCCTCGTGGTCCTGCCTGGAGACTTCAGAGGGGTTTACTACTTTGTTGTTGTGCTTTCATATGCAAATAGTTGTGCTAATCCGATACTGTACGGATTTTTGTCTGACAACTTCAAGAGAGGCTTCAGGAAGGCATTGTGCCGCACTTCACGCAGGGTGAAGAACAACGACAGGGCCGGCACTGAGGTACATCGACCCACAGAGGAGTGGGGCGGCATTGTGCTCCAACCACAAAAAAGCGAGGGAATCACCAACATGCATGTGAAAGACTGTGGTGAAAATGATATAGAGCAGGAAATCACTGGAGCAGAAGGGGCCATACAAATGGGAGAATTGAATGCAGAATGCGGAGCACAGAAAGAGAACTACAGTGAAGTAAAACAAGGTTTTAGGACACAGGTTTTACAAAAAGGGGATCCTGAGGTGGGCTCAGGCTTTGATACTGCTGAGGTAGTGTCGTCTAAGGCTGATGAAAGCAGGAATAGAAACTCTAAACCTGAAGAATTTCTGGACAAAAACTCTGTGCTTGATATCAGCTATCTGTAA